From Streptomyces sp. 6-11-2, one genomic window encodes:
- a CDS encoding phosphotransferase family protein — translation MSPDHPPGLDLDRLRGLLDRERPGLVRGPLTGRLIEGGRSNLTYTVSDGASRWVVRRPPLGHVLATAHDMGREHRVISALHPTEVPVPRPVLLCEDEDVLGAPFYVMEFVEGTPYRTADQLAPLGEERTRNAVLSLVDTLVELHAVDPAEVGLEGFGRPEGFLERQLRRWGKQLAASRNRELAGVDELHAALGRALPVSPAPAVVHGDYRLDNVLLGPDDRITAVLDWEMSTLGDPLTDLGLLVMYSTPLGMPDSPVSTTAEAPGHPSASELVERYAARSGRDVSAVSWYTAFAWFKLAVILEGIHYRYTLGQTVGRGFDRIGDLVPVFLDHGLTTLQKG, via the coding sequence ATGAGCCCCGACCACCCGCCCGGACTCGATCTCGACCGGCTGCGCGGACTGCTCGACCGGGAGCGGCCAGGTCTGGTGCGGGGCCCTCTGACCGGCCGGCTGATCGAGGGCGGACGGTCGAACCTCACGTACACGGTCTCGGACGGCGCCTCGCGGTGGGTCGTGCGGCGCCCCCCGCTGGGCCATGTCCTGGCCACCGCGCACGACATGGGTCGCGAGCACCGGGTGATCAGCGCCCTGCACCCGACGGAGGTGCCGGTGCCGCGCCCGGTGCTGCTGTGCGAGGACGAGGACGTGCTCGGCGCGCCGTTCTACGTGATGGAGTTCGTCGAGGGCACCCCGTACCGCACCGCGGACCAGCTCGCCCCGCTGGGCGAGGAGCGCACTCGGAACGCGGTGCTGTCGCTGGTGGACACCCTCGTCGAGCTGCACGCCGTGGATCCGGCCGAAGTGGGCCTCGAGGGCTTCGGCCGCCCCGAGGGCTTCCTGGAGCGGCAGCTGCGACGCTGGGGCAAGCAGCTGGCGGCCTCCCGCAACCGCGAACTGGCCGGCGTCGACGAGCTGCACGCGGCGCTCGGGCGCGCGCTGCCCGTCTCCCCAGCCCCGGCCGTCGTGCACGGCGACTACCGCCTCGACAACGTGCTGCTCGGACCGGACGACCGGATCACGGCGGTCCTCGACTGGGAGATGTCCACGCTCGGCGACCCGCTGACCGACCTGGGCCTGCTGGTGATGTACAGCACGCCGCTGGGCATGCCCGACTCGCCGGTGTCCACCACCGCCGAGGCGCCGGGGCACCCGTCCGCGTCGGAGCTGGTCGAGCGGTACGCCGCGCGCTCGGGGCGGGACGTTTCGGCCGTGTCCTGGTACACGGCGTTCGCCTGGTTCAAGCTCGCCGTGATCCTGGAGGGCATCCACTACCGGTACACGCTCGGCCAGACGGTCGGGCGGGGCTTCGACCGCATCGGCGACCTCGTCCCCGTCTTCCTCGACCACGGACTGACGACTCTTCAGAAAGGCTGA